From the Centropristis striata isolate RG_2023a ecotype Rhode Island chromosome 5, C.striata_1.0, whole genome shotgun sequence genome, the window atgtaaatgtagtgtTGGCgctttcacaaaatattaacacaatgagattttttttaaataaaaattgtcaaTAGTGTGGATGTAAGTGTGTGGAGGCAAAAATTGGAACAGCTAGAATAGTCTggtaattttactgtaatgcagCCAGGAAACTGATACTCTGTTTCGTATCACAATAACGATATAATATCTATGTATAATGCCCAGCCCTAACTTTATActccataaaaagaaaaacagtaccTCTATGGTTTGCACCAGATTCACTCCCATGTGCAATGATCACAGCGTTGTTTAAATTATGTACAAATTTCCTGATTTTTTAGCATTGCATGATGCAGTGAATGATGTCTAGACATATGAATTTCTGACCAAGACTTACTTTATCTTATGTGATATGCTCATGGTTGGAGCCAGCATCTCTGCCTGTTCCTCCGTCAGATTCCTTGTGTTGTACAGATTTAACTGCTCCATTTCACCGAGGCATGTGATGACATAATTCAGAGCTGCATAGTCTTGGAGACTCAGGTCACCATAGCTTATGCCTATTCGTGCAGAAGGGGTAATGATTTCTTTCACCAAACTCTCATTTTGAGCTTGAAGTAGCATATGGAAGCAGCGATGGTGTCTGTCTTTGTAGCATTCCTTCAGTGTTGCCTGCGAGCTGCTTTTGAACCAGCTTTTGAAATCCATGATCCGATCAGCGTTCAGCTTCCCCAGCAGAGTCTCTAGTGGTTTGCGTTGAAGTGGCTCCGAGAGCCCCGACAAGAGCAGATCTAGAAACTTTGCATGATTTTTGTGCTTTTCCAACATCTTCTCCACACCTTCAGATGAAGCCTTGTCCAAAAAGAAAGACACGGCCAGGAGGAACTCCTGCAACAGTTGGGAGTGGAAGGAGAAGACACGTCTGTCCGAATGGTCACCGTCAACTTGCaagaaaacaccagcagaggtgAGAAACTTCTGAAAACCAAAGGAATCTAGTTGTTCTTGGGTACAGCTTGAATGCTCATCAAGTAAGCAATAAGACGCCATCTTGCCGAGAGCCAGAACTATTTCTCTGTTGCAGGCCTCGTTCAGAGAGAGCGTCTGAATCAGGAGGACCAGGATCTCGACACACAGCTGACATAATGTTTCAGGGAGTTTTGCTCCAGCCTCCATCAGAGACTTGTAAACCGAACAAACGGTCCAACAAAATCTCGGGGAGGTGCAGATGTCATAAAAGCCTAAAGTCTTTTCCATGTGCGTTCGTGCTTTATTGGCAGCAGCCGGGTCTGTGAAGAACCCGTTGATGTAGGCCTCTCTTTGTGGCTTCAGAAACCCCAACACCTCCACCCGGGTGCCACTCAGAAACTTCAgaccttctgtctgtctggttgCAACCACAAAACCAGCTCCTTTCAACAGTGATCCATTGAGCAGGCTGGCCACCAAACAGGACACTGAGGCTGCCTGTGTGGGGTCGGAGCAGAGGGTGTGGGCGGAGGGGTCCAGGCTGGTTCTGCACTGATCCagatcatcaaacacaaacaacacatcCTCAGGCTTCTGCAGAAGCAGAGGCATGGACTCAGATGGGACATGACCATGATGGTGTTGCAATAACGTCTCCAAGGAGAGCACCCCAGTCAGAGAATTTAACTCCCTGAACCGGAAATGGAAAACAGAGGAGAAGTTTTGCAGGTGCTCTCCTGTCGCCCAGTCCATACGGAGCTTCTCCAAAGCTGTGGTTTTACCTGATCCTTCAGGTCCGGCCAGGATCACAGTCTTGGTTTCATCAGACAGAGCTGTGAGGATGGCACGATCAAGGCTGGGCAAGTCGTCTTCcacatttctgtctgtctgctgcccTTCAGAAGTCAGCGGGGAGATGTAATTATTGTTCTTTATCACTCTGACAGGCAGCTCTCCACCAAGAAGAGTCGACATGCCTTCTGACTTCAGGATGTGAGTCAGCACAGAGTCTTTGTCCATCCTGTAAATCACTGTTGTGACAATGCAGAACATATAGTGCAGTTAAAGGATTTATAGCACGACAGGCTGCAGGCGACACGTCATTCATGTCTGCAAGTTAATTACAGTGCAGTTAACTGTACTTCCTGATTATAAAAGTTGTCTACTAACATGACTACATGATAAAACAACAATGCTGGTTGTAACTTTTCAAAACACGAGTTCAATTACCTTGCACGCAGTGCTGCTGGAAGACAAAGTAGACGAGACAGAGTGTCGGAAGGAGAAAATGTCTACAGAAACAGACTCTTGTTTGAGTGTTGAGGTGGCGCCTGTACTGGGAATGTACCAGCGGTTACACATCTGCAACCCGCTATTAAACCACGACGAGCATTAACAGGAAGTCTAGTGGGATTGTAAGCCCTGCACTTTGCCTTACAGGCGTCAGGGAGTGCCTCTCTGAGATTCAATGCTACATGTACATCAAAAGACTCCTATTTACATTATGAAAAGTATTCAATACAATTCTAATACACCtctttttatagcattttaaaacttctcatattttttatgaattgtTTTTAAGCATTCATAATGTAAATATGAGCATTAAAGCGCAATAGTTTCCAGGTCATGTGACCTTTTGGCTCAGAACCAATGTAGGACAGTAGATCTAGACTCGCTGTATGAGACACACCtctttttatagcattttactTCCccttgtattttttaaattaaattgttaataaatgtcataatgtaaatatgatagatagatagatagatagatagatagatagatagatagatagatagatagatagatagatagatagatagatagattactttattcatccccgaagggaaattcggttgtcacagcagtccggtattcaagtacaataaaatactgaggtagcataaataaaaacaacaatagaaaaaaacacagaacacaacaagaacaaggacacttaagaagttaagaaaagaacatcatcagttggtaggatggttggcaagatgatggtaataattaaatatgagcATTAAAGCTCAATAATTTCCAGGTCATGTGACCTATTGGCTCAAGATCAGTGTAGGACAGTAGGGTACATTTAATACCtacgttttattttgaaaaccgaAAGTTTCAACACACTGCTTTTTGAATGAACAGAATCTTCCAAAATTgcagttatttattcattaaaataaagttcCTTACTTTCCATCTGTTAGTGAGTAGAAAGCCAAAGTCCCTAAACTCTTTGTTAAAAAGCTTGTTGATTCTGAGAGGTCAGTCTGATGTTGTGACATCTGCTCTAGAGAAGAGTTGTAGTTTCTCTTAGCAGGCACTGGATAGCAGCATTTCACTCTTTATCCCCCAGAGCCTTccttaaaaatgtacagtaacacacccttttttcccctcagccAGCATCACTGAAAAGTGTAGTTAAAGATCCCTTGCAGATATGTTTTTCACATATAAAATAATCTCTTGCAATAACACATTTAATCTAATATGATTTCCACAAATTTACCTAGTTAAAAGttcttaaaattacagttttgtctCCCATCTGAAAatccattatttttaaatatgcaatatttttcatttcaaaaacTGCTGGACACAAGAGGTCTGCCAATGTTGCAGAACGTTTTGATGGGGATTGCAAGAGGAGAATTGCAAAATGTACTGAATACCATGTCTATATAATCAGTACCTacgaaaaaacaacacaaattatGCAGCTGAGTAGATCTTTATTGTAACATGGAGTGGTGATTAATGTGACATCCAACTGGAGGTAAGACATAAAGAAATAATGCACTCATTTGGCTCATTAGTGCAGTTGGCTCATTGTAGGTCAGGTTAGAGTTAAACAGCCACAGTGATGTTTAGTTGTATGTTGTGTCTAAGGTCTCCACTGTCTTGATGAGGATTCCACTGTGCCTTCGCTGCACTGGTCTGGCAGCTGGGATGTCTGTAGAGAGAAAAGTATAAATATCATATACTGTAATAACAGTTGGAAAAATGGTGTAAtcttcagtttttaaaaataacttacTTCTGGTGGGCACTGTTTGGATGCTAACAATAGACTCCTGTCCAATTCTGTCagtgagaaagaagaaaatacatataaaatacagacAACTTTAAGTATTGATGTACTGGTAAAATAAGGTTACTTTGGTTAACTTGCACAATTTGACCAAATGAAGAAACTTAGGGAATAAGCATTGGACTCTAGgctacaaaaatataaatacctgtaaaaagataattaataaaaaaataacagtagaGTGCAGCAATAGACTACTGCAGCCTCTTGTCTGCTGAatataaagattaaacaacagtAAGTGTCTTCCGTCTTCCTTGGTCTTGTGAATTCAAATTAAAACTCTGGAAGGACATTGCCTCCTttgttaacagaaatattttgactggttttactttgcattataaagatgttatatttggctgttttgatcacaaaaagaaggatgatgatgcatattttcttataaattaaattcttctttttgccaaataccacatacacaaatgcaaattttcaagtaaaatgtattctttatttttgttgaagtcagagtttgaacagtatatctcaactctctcctgtctacaaaacaaaaacgcTGTCAAGACTaccaacatttatttaattattatttatttatatttaatttttttgcattgtttatttttctgtgactcatttcttcttctttgtaactgtgcaatgtattgctgtttgatataaataaaaaataaataagtaaaaaaaagtaagtgtCTTCCGCCTTTCGACCTTCAGGGGGTAGTAATGAGTCGATTAGGGTTTGGCGCGCCAAAATGACACGAAGAAGACGCTTCACTAGAAAAATAACTTGGAAAAGCGAcacaaatgtgatatttttactGTATCGGAAGTGCCTTCGAACTGTATTATTCGGTTTTTACAAGAGAAAAGACGTCAAGGATGAATATCTACTAGTTTGTTTGATAATTATACTCTTGATTAACCGCTCTATCTCCGTTAAAAAGCCACTTCCCTGACTTTCCTATAAAAACATCCGTAACTTTCTGCCTGGCAACCGATGACAGTTTCGAAGGCACAAAGtcttattagaaaaaaaagtcaaagataTACCCGATTCTGCTACATCAGTATTATTAATTGTGACTTCTTAATATTTATaggacatttaaaatgtaaactaaTGAGTTTTTGCaatgcatttctattttttctacATCCCCAACATCATGGACCATGTGCAAAAATGGGCTAGTTCTGATGTATTATTCATACTATCATaattaactttaatataaatacCTGCATGCATGCTATTCTTCCCATTCTCACTGAAGTGAGGTGGTGTAATATACAACATTTCACTCACTTAAACTTCTCGTTCACTCTGCAGAGCATACTATCCCTTATTGGTTGGTTATATTGTAGGCTATcacaatgtgattttttttgtttcaattctcatttattggtcattatataGCATCTGATGTGCTGACGTAAGCCAAAAGGCCCACATTCTTGCAGCCATTAATTTTTGGCAACTTGTTGCCTCCTTGCCCTCTGTTCTTCTgttcttctgtgggttttttaaaaGCTGAACTAACCCAGACAGTGGGCTGTTGTGTTATGACAACTTGACACTGCTGAGATCTACCAGGACAACTCacctttcctcctctccctccagcAGCTTCCTGTAGGTGGAGATCTCTATGTCCAGGGCCAGCTTGACATTCATGAGCTCCTGGTACTCTCTGAGCTGCCGAGCCATGTCCTGCTTGGCCCTCTGCAGAGCCAGCTCCAGGTCCTTGATGCGACTCTTGGCATCCTGCACGGCCCCCTCACCACGCTGCTCCGCTTCCACGATCTGGCCTTCAAGGCTCTCACGCTTAAAATAATGCATAGGTAGATGTTATAAGAATCTCATAAGATCTGAGCTTGTAAAACATCTCTTTCAAATAGAGGACTAgagtttttttaattgacttttCTGTTGTGAATGTGTCATGCCATAAATCTGTGATGAGTTAAGAAATCTGCTATTATTGTGTTTGAGGAAGAGTATTACGTTTGAAAAGTGTATATTTGAATCATTTAGTCCCTGATTCTTAATGGAGTTTTAACACCTATCAGCAAGAAAACCTTTGCGTAATCCAAGAAATCTTTAGACCAAACAACCCGTCTAGTTACTTTTGACATATCCTGCACTATAAACCTGTCACTCACCTGTCCCTTTACAGCCTGGATCTCGTTCTGCAGGCGGCTGATCATTCTTTTGAGCTCAGATATTTCCCCCTTGGTGCTGCGCAGCTCATTTCCATACTGGTCGGCTTGTGCAGACATCTGGTCAAACTGGTGTCGGCAGAGATCAGACAGAGGAACAAACACGTAAGTTCAGTAATTATCAGTTGTGACTAGGGTGGTTTCTTTATAAATGCAGGGTATTCTAGTAGATGAATGCACTTTAGTTAACCACTGATCCCTTAATGTTTCATTAGAAACTTGTTTTGCCTATTCTTTTCAACAGTTTTACATAAACAGTGTCATGTAAAAATGAGTTAATGGTATTTTAGTTCTTTACCTTGGTCTTGTACCAGTTTTCAGCCTCTTCACGACTGCGGGCAGCAATTTCTTCATACTGAGCCTTCACATCAGCCACGACCTGATCCATGTTCAGGCCACGAGCATTGTCCATCTGCACCACCACAGAGGTCTCCTTCATGCTCTCCTGCAGCTCACGCAGCTCCTTTTATAAAACATCACATACAGCAACAATAAGACGACAAAATCCAGAGTACGAAAAAAAAGCTCACTTTATACATCTTCAGCTGCTTGTGTACCTCGTCATACAGAGACTTGAGGAAGTTGACTTCATCATTGATTAAAGCCACCTGGTCCTCCAGATCCACCTTGGACATGTAGCCTGCATCCACATCCTGCAagcagaaagtaaaaaaaaaaaaacaatcttatcTCAATGCTTCACTTTTGCATTTGAAAGACACGGTTACATTTCATGTGAATCACTttaaagtagtagtagtagtattttagTGGTTGTAGTACTATTATATCGAGTCATCACATACACAGTTCAAGTAGTAGTGAGTAGAAACAGTCTTGACAGtataaacaaattaattaagtAGATGAGTGACACttatttatgcagaaaaatCACCTCAACTCAAACCTTTGTATGCAGTCTGGCAGTGactttattttagctctgaATACTAATTACATTATAGCGTGACattttataattaataaatgtttgtaaaatgcCTACTTATTatacataataacataataataaaattgagACTACTTTTAAAGGTTGGCCAATAAAGTTGCTCAGAGGAAGATATGTAATTAACATTTAAGTGAGCAATAAATTCCATTCAAAGACTTATAATTTAATATGTCCCTAGATTAGGATAATTATGAGTTTAAACATAGTTTAAGAAGTTGTTTTCTTATCCATTCATCAGTGTTATACACAGTCAGAAAACAAGTATCTATTGTAGCCATCACGGCTACATACTGACCTTTTTGAGTATGACAAACTCATTCTCTGAATCAGTCCTCTGGTTGATCTCTTTCTCATACCTGAAACAACCCACAAATATCTGATTACTCAGGCGGATGTTATCAGATTGCATTTAATCACCACACGGCTTAATCGCCACTCTAGTTCACACgctttcactcactcactcactcactcactcactcactcactcactcactctttcACAACACTTTCTTACTTTGTCTTGTAGTCCTCCACATTTTTGTGCATGACATTGTTCTCCATGTCAAGTCTGTGTTTGTCATTCTTGATGAACTCCAGCTGCTTTTGCAGGTTGGCGATGTACGACTTCAGCATGGGTTCAACATTAGAGGAGGCGGCGCTCTGTCCCTGCAGCAGCTTCCACTTGGTGTCCAGCATTTTGTTCTCCTGCTCCAGGTGTCTCACCTGTGGcagaaggaagaaaggaagaaccaaacaaagacataaTGTAAGTCATTGGCCTTTTACAGGGTTCATACAGGTGcttgaaatacttgaaaatgcttgaatttaaatgttgtattttcaaggtttaaaaagtgcttggattttggataaagtgcttgtaaatgcttgaaattcttactgtatttctcttgcaatctgactatatccatctatagactatagataatcacatgttcaatgtaaaaataatgagtagcctatctgaaatgaagaccgttcctcctaaaagtgtaataccatcgctgttggtatggttcagtgaaatctcccccttttagtatgtaagtactcatctaaaacatgcaatttacaacaggtgtaaaatactggaaaagcttgaaaactgagcttgaaagtccttgaaaaatgcttgaatttgaccactgctaaagtgtacgaaccctgcttTTAGTATCACTTCAAATGCTCAGAATGTATCAAAATGAGTTAAATCCGACACTCAGCATCCTCATTAAAAGTCTATTTCCTCTTACCTTATCAATGAATGAGACAAAACGGTTGTTGAGGCTCTTGATCTGGTCTTTCTCCTGGTTGCGAATAACTTGGACATTGGGGTCGATGTCTATGTTCACTGGGGTGAGCAGGCTCTTGTTGACGGTCACGGCTGTAATGTTGGCCTCCCTGTCGACCCCAAAGCTCATCTTGGGGATGGCGTAGGCTCCCATGGACGCGCTACTGAAGCCCCCAGAAGACATGCGCTGTCCTTTGCGGCTGGTGCGGGTCATCCTCATACTCATGGTTGTGCCGTGTGGAGATTTCACTGCTGGAGAGGATGGAGAAGGTGCGGTGGTGGTTCAGCTCCGTCTGCGCATTTCCTTATCACTTTGGTTCTACTTTATAGGCAGATCTGGGTGTGGTGCGATAGTAGAGTTATGTGGCTCCCCAATGTGGCTTAACCTGTCTGACACCTGTTCTCCCACCTAACCCCCCCCCCTATAAGGGTTGCATTGTTTCCACTGTTACGGTGGAATTCAGGCCTGCTATGCAGCTTCAGGTGCGCTGCTTTTAAGTGTTTTCTCGATCTTATCACCGGGTCCATCCAAACTTAGAAAGAAAAGTCAGTACTGTGACCCAAGTTGTCATCAAGAGCTAAAAACTTTACTGATAATAAATGAAAGCATGTGTGGAATCTGAAAAATTATAGATATTTGCTTTATGCTCAAGTGAGACTTTATTATGAGTATAATAGAGCTTTAGGAGCAGTCAGTAAGTTTTGAGCAGAAGTGTAGAATCCCATGTCTTGGACTAGGCTCAACTTTTTCAGCTTCCCACAAACACAAAGATCAAAAAGTATGCTATTTAAACAGTGTGCCAAGAATCAGTGAACTTCCCTTTAGTACCTTAATTAACTTGACACCATGGTGGTGATGAAAATATGCTGTAGACAATATGAAGAGTACCTAGAAAATGTGCTTAAATATTAGAAAACCATGTACTGGTTTTGAGAGAGTCTTATTATTTATCACAAATGTCTTCCTGAGAGTATGAAACTTATTTGACTTACTGATAACGGTTTAAAGAAGACTGAATCAAAAAGTTGTTATTACAGAcatcatgttaaatgttatgTAACTGCTGCTAAAAGACGGTTGTAAACGAAAAACTGGGTTTTCCTGTAGCTGTCAATCAATCTTCTTCaagcttcttttcttttttttcaaactctCTCTATCTACCTTTTGAGACTGATTATCCAATCATCACCttcccttaaaaaaacaactccagAGAAATATGTCTCACAACCAGTTATGAGTTTATTCTGGAGGTTTGCCATTTAGGTAGGTGACACGGGAATAAAGAGCTGGGAGAGACTTTGTCTGTGTTGTGTGAAGCGACGATGAATacgttttattataaatatagttTACACTAATTTAAATGTCTCTATAAGCTCTTTTTCCTGTCAGATATGAAGATTGCTTCGTTCAACGTACAGAGGTTTGGACTGACAAAAGCCTCAGATCCTGATGTCCTTTCTGCCCTGGTTaaggtaaagaaaaacacatctcaTTCACAAAAAAGTTACACAGTAATGTATGATTAATGTGTAGTGATTCTTGGGAAGCAGCCAAGATAGAAGAAGAGATAATATGTATGTAGTGTGAAAGCATTTCCTCGATCATACCTTGGTAATTAAAGCCGTCTAGGCTAAAGGTGACACAGGTTCAGATGAAAGATAAAATTCCAGAATGACATACTTTTAAGATTAata encodes:
- the si:ch73-233m11.2 gene encoding NACHT, LRR and PYD domains-containing protein 12, which encodes MDKDSVLTHILKSEGMSTLLGGELPVRVIKNNNYISPLTSEGQQTDRNVEDDLPSLDRAILTALSDETKTVILAGPEGSGKTTALEKLRMDWATGEHLQNFSSVFHFRFRELNSLTGVLSLETLLQHHHGHVPSESMPLLLQKPEDVLFVFDDLDQCRTSLDPSAHTLCSDPTQAASVSCLVASLLNGSLLKGAGFVVATRQTEGLKFLSGTRVEVLGFLKPQREAYINGFFTDPAAANKARTHMEKTLGFYDICTSPRFCWTVCSVYKSLMEAGAKLPETLCQLCVEILVLLIQTLSLNEACNREIVLALGKMASYCLLDEHSSCTQEQLDSFGFQKFLTSAGVFLQVDGDHSDRRVFSFHSQLLQEFLLAVSFFLDKASSEGVEKMLEKHKNHAKFLDLLLSGLSEPLQRKPLETLLGKLNADRIMDFKSWFKSSSQATLKECYKDRHHRCFHMLLQAQNESLVKEIITPSARIGISYGDLSLQDYAALNYVITCLGEMEQLNLYNTRNLTEEQAEMLAPTMSISHKINLSSSTLSTGAVRHLASALSRGITKELDLSNSRLGDEKFKILCAGLKDCKLRTLNLLTCRLTEAGCEDLVSVLTSATSQLCLLDIRFSQIGDQGLVKLCKALHSPHCKLQELLTQGCDLTAASMEALSAAVCSGQSELRKVDLTRNTIGDRGVEALCKALQHPLCKLQSLNFFDCELTAACCPHLMEALMSEHCSLSELDLSVNELGQEGALLLCKALRRPGCPMEKLGLKRCELTESVFKELSSVLRSGTSQLKSLIAGINAVGDQGVKHLWDAVAHPSCLLEELDVEMTNLTDACVEDMCAAIRASKTLKSLELRNNSLTDASVPALVQVMQDSDNMLEMNLKYNDFSEEVFDMLEECDKIRY
- the si:dkey-222n6.2 gene encoding intermediate filament protein ON3 — encoded protein: MSAQADQYGNELRSTKGEISELKRMISRLQNEIQAVKGQRESLEGQIVEAEQRGEGAVQDAKSRIKDLELALQRAKQDMARQLREYQELMNVKLALDIEISTYRKLLEGEEER